In Microbulbifer pacificus, the genomic stretch GCCATCCGCCAGTGCCTGAGGTGGTGTGAAGCTCCACTTGCCATCCTGCCCCACCACGGCTTCACCCAGTTTTTGGCCGTCGTCGTAGATGATGACGGTGTTGCCCGCTTCACCGGTACCAATCAGTTCCGGTTGCGTGTCGTCGGTGGATTCGCCGTCCAGAACACTGCCTGTCTTGCTGCCCACATCGTCGTGAATGTCGGTCAGACCATAGGTGTTGCCAGGCAGCGGGTCGGGATTGCCGTCCGGACCGGGGTTGCCGTTTTCATCGGTTTTGTCTTCACCGCTGACTTCCGGTTTGTCCGGGCCAGCCAGATCAATCACAACCGCGGTAGACGGACTGCGGCCACTTTCGTTACCCGCCTTGTCACGCACCATGTAGTCGATATCAAAGCTGGCATCGCTCGACAGTTCCGCTGCGGGAACCGTGATACGGGCCTCCTGGGCGTTCACATCCGCGGCCGTGACGGTGTACTCGATTTCAGTACCATTCCAGTCCAGAACAATGACGTCGCCTTCCGCCATGCCGTCGTAGCCAGGGATACGCACCACGGTGCCGTCCGCTGCTTCGGCTTTGTTGATCACACCATCGTTGTCCATTTCGTCGACGATTGGGGCTGCGAGGTTTTCGTTCACTGGTGTGGTTGAGTCATCGATACCACCACCAGGATTGCCCGGAGCTGCGGTATCAACCACGATGGTCCAGTCGTCGGAACGTGGGCTGGTGTTGCCCGCCGGATCGACGAACTCAATGCTGAACGCATGATCGCCATCCGTCAGAGGCTGATCCGGAGTAAATGTCCACTCGCCATTTTCATCCACTACCACGCGCCCAATTTCCTGGTCGTTGTCGTAGATGATGACGGTGTTGCCCGCTTCACCGGTACCAATCAGTTCCGGTTGCGTGTCGTCGGTGGATTCACCCTCCAGAACACTGCCTGTCTTGCTGCCCACATCGTCGTGAATGTCGGTCAAACCGTAGGTGTTGTCGGGCAGCGGGTCGGGATTGCCGTCCGGACCGGGGTTGCCGTTTTCATCGGTTTTGTCTTCACCGCTGACTTCCGGTTTGTCCGGGGCAGTGGTGTCAACCACGATGGTCCAGTCGTCGGAACGCTCGCTGGTATTACCATCCGGGTCAACAAATTCAAGGCTGAAGTCGTGCTCACCTTCGCTCAGCGGCTGGTCCGGCGTAAACGTCCACTCGCCATTTTCATCCACCACCACGCGGCCAATTTCCTGGTCATTGTCGTAGATGATAACAGTATCACCCGGCTCACCAGTACCAATCAGCTCGGGTTGACTATCGTCAGTAGCCCGTCCATTTAGAATGCTACCCTGAACATCCCCCACATCATCGAGAATATCAACAAGTCCGTGCGTACCTTCCGGGAGCGGATCCGGTTGACCATCCGGACCCAGGTTACCGCTTCCATCAGTCTTGTCTTCACCGCTGACTTCCGGCTTAGCAGGAGGCAAAGTATCTCCCGGCGACTGTCCAGCATCGCCATCCTTGCCCTTGCTGCTAGAGCTGCCACCGCGCGACAATGCAGCCAGCGCACCAAGTGCACCGATCCCCAAGAGAGCTGGAATAAACAGCGCCCCGAAGTCATCATCACTGCCAACCAACCGGCAAGAGCTATCACTTGCGTCCAGCACCAGCTCGGAGGATTCACCATCCATCAAAAATGGGGCTTCATCACCCTCTTCGCCACTCGCCGCAGCGTATTCATATAGATTACCGTCAGCCGTCATCCCAATGAGTTGACCACCAACTTTATAAAAGTCCTGGATAACTAAATGTGGCTTTACAGAAGAGTCACAACCAAAGGTAACATGCAGATCATCGCCCACTCGCTTGACGATGATATTGTTTGGACCAAGCCCAGCATCACCCTCGGTCAAACGGTAATACGCCCCCTGCACCGCCTGAATTTGCACCGGCGGCTTACCTGCAGAAACATTAATTTCATGCGTTTCAGACACAGAACCGTCTTTGACTACAACGATTCTGTTAGACAAACCTGAACTACTCACAATGACCTAACCTCAATTACTTCACACAAAATTTTCTGATTTGCTTAGATCCGCCACCCACAACACATAGAGAGGGGAGGAAAACCTATAGCGCTGCCGCCAGTGTCTAATTTTTAGCCAGAAAACAACATAGGAAGATTCCCAATATGAAAAGCCCCGCCACCCGAGCAGCCCTATTGCAACCAAATTCAACATGCCAGCAACATCTGAACCAGACACAAGTGGCCACAACCACCATGCGCTACTGAGTGAAGCAGCTTGAACCTGAACGTGGTGGTGAGACGCCAGCCAGCAAGGCCCACACAAATACAAGAAGACAACTGTTGACCAACCGAGTAACCGAACGGGCTTAGTCGCCAGCTCACGCTGGCGCCACCTTGCCACCGCTGTCGACCTATATGCCCAGCGCATCACTGGGGAGCCACCTCAGAACAACCAGATACCGCACTCACGGTAAAAGCGATGGAAATGACATGGGAGAGCCGAATGGCGCCATGCCCCACTCAGACCAAGGTGACCTGCATGCAAGCAGCTTGTTCCGGCAGCGGCTGCGGCGCTATCGGATGACTCAGAGCACGAGTCGTCATGGAATTGTGGGACAATGTCCCAATGGAAAGGCTGTTCCGCAGCTTAAAAAGCGAATAGACACCACTCTCGACTAGGCCTCCATACGGAGTCAAGGCGGGCCATCAGTCATTACTGATGGCCTACTACAACTGGGAATACCCCCATCATTACAACGATGGATTACCGCCTGGAAAGGCGGAAGAAAACCTTAACTTACCACCCGGAAAGAGTCGATCATCACATATGCGACTACTCTTCGCAGGATCAGTGTTTTGCCCTCGGCTCCCCTGGATACGAGGATATGAAAACATCTACTAGAAAGCCCATCGCAGACTTTGCCTTAGCATTATTTAATTATTCCAAACAGGCGACTTCAGGAGATTTCTTAAAATAAGTATTTGTAAATTTGGGGTATCCGTATTCGAAAAAAAAGCCCACGGAACCGAAGCTCACGTGGGCTTTGTAGGCAACCTAAAATCTACCTTGACCCTTCCGCAATACCGCCCACACAGGCAAGCATGAAAGCGTCGAAGATGTGATTCTAGAAGTAGCTATTTAAAACAATCTCCTGTTGATCCTGTTGCGCAGTACCCTCCCCACCAGAGGGCGGATGAGAGCCCTTTTCTGAAGCAGAAGATATAACTGGATCATGGTTTTCAAGTACGACCTCAATGTCTTTCTGAATCAGCAGCGTTGCATCCTCTCCATCATGATGGAATATATTATAGGTAATGCCATCTTTATCCAGCGTCTCCAAGGCTTGCTCCCAATTGCCAGTATCAGAGCCATCAACAAGAAGATCATTCAACACGACCTTATCACCAATCTCTCCGTGAATAGTTAGCTCAGCACTTCCGTCGTCATCCGAAGGCAGACCCATCGACAGCAAGTCACCCAGCGAGAGCTCCAGAGCATCACTGCCGCCCCCACTCAAATCCATCGGCTGCATCTGGGCATCATCACTCAGTTCCGCCTTGATCATCTCCAGATCGATTACATCCTCACGCTCGATCAGCCCAGACAGCGCCACAGGCTCCGCCGCAGACTGCGGGTTGGTTGCGTCCGAATCAACGAATAGGCTCGTTGTCGTGACTACCGAAGAGCTGGGAACCCAACTAAACGTATCTCTGAGCATAATCCAGCTCATATCATTTATACCACCACTAGCCACACCTTCGTCACCATTCTCGAAGCGGATGCTACTAAAACTTTCACCATTCGGAGCATCAAAAGTAAACACCCGGCTATTATCCTTTCCGTCCGCGCGTGGTGCCTGCGGTATTAGTTCCCGAGCCACCACCTGCCCATTCTCGTTCAAGAAAACTGCATAGGTGCTAGTACTGTCCAAAGCATAATATTCAAAGGAAACCCGCGTAGCAGGTCCCGACAGCGTAAAGATTGACACGCCCATCTGACCGCCTGCCCCTCGATCACCGTCTCCATTCGCGTCCGTATCGTGCATCCACATTTCATCTATCGCGCCAATCGGCACATAAATATCACCAGAATACGTAACCTGACTGATGTCGCCACTGCCGGGATTGCCCGGAGCTGCGGTATCAACCACGATGGTCCAGTCGTCGGAACGTGGGCTGCTGTTACCCGCAGGGTCAACAAATTCAATGCTGAATTTGTGCTGGCCATCCGCCAGTGCCTGAGGTGGTGTGAAGCTCCACTTGCCATCCTGCCCCACCACTGCTTCACCCAGTTTTTGGCCGTCGTCGTAGATGATGACGGTGTTGCCCGCTTCACCGGTACCAATCAGTTCCGGTTGCGTGTCGTCGGTGGATTCACCGTCCAGAACACTGCCTGTCTTGCTGCCCACATCGTCGTGAATGTCGGTCAGACCATAGGTGTTGCCAGGCAGCGGGTCGGGATTGCCGTCCGGACCGGGGTTGCCGTTTTCATCGGTTTTGTCTTCACCGCTGACTTCCGGTTTGTCCGGGCCTGTCAGGTCAATCACAACCGCGGTAGACAGACTGCGGCCACTTTCGTTACCCGCCTTGTCACGCACCATGTAGTCGATATCAAAGCTGGCATCGCTCGACAGTTCCGCTGCGGGAACCGTGATACGGGCCTCCTGGACGTTCACATCCGCGGCCGTGACGGTGTACTCGATTTCAGTACCATTCCAGTCCAGAACAATGACGTCGCCTTCCGCCATGCCGTCGTAGCCAGGGATACGCACCACGGTGCCGTCCGCGGCTTCGGCTTTGTTGATCACACCATCGTTGTCCATTTCGTCGACGATTGGGGCTGCGAGGTTTTCGTTCACTGGTGTGGTTGAGTCATCGATACCACCACCAGGATTGCCCGGAGCTGCGGTATCAACCACGATGGTCCAGTCATCGGAACGTGGACTGCGGTTACCCGCAGGGTCAACAAATTCAATGCTGAATTTGTGCTCGCCATCCGCCAGTGCCTGAGGTGGTGTGAAGCTCCACTTGCCATCCTGTCCCACCACTGCTTCACCCAGTTTTTGGCCGTCGTCGTAGATGATGACGGTGTTGCCCGCTTCACCGGTACCAATCAGTTCCGGTTGCGTGTCGTCGGTGGATTCGCCGTCCAGAACACTGCCTGTCTTGCTACCCACATCGTCGTGAATGTCGGTCAGACCATAGGTGTTGCCAGGCAGCGGGTCGGGATTGCCGTCCGGACCGGGGTTGCCGTTTTCATCGGTTTTGTCTTCACCGCTGACTTCCGGTTTGTCCGGGGCAGTGGTGTCAACCACGATGGTCCAGTCGTCGGAACGTGGACTGCTGTTACCCGCAGGGTCAACAAATTCAATGCTGAATTTGTGCTCGCCATCCGCCAGTGCCTGAGGTGGTGTGAAGCTCCACTTGCCATCCTGCCCCACCACGGCTTCACCCAGTTTTTGGCCGTCGTCGTAGATGATGACGGTGTTGCCCGCTTCACCGGTACCAATCAGTTCCGGTTGCGTGTCGTCGGTGGATTCACCGTCCAGAACACTGCCTGTCTTGCTGCCCACATCGTCGTGAATGTCGGTCAGACCATAGGTGTTGCCAGGCAGCGGGTCGGGATTGCCGTCCGGACCGGGGTTGCCGTTTTCATCGGTTTTGTCTTCACCGCTGACTTCCGGTTTGTCCGGGCCTGTCAGGTCAATCACAACCGCGGTAGACAGACTGCGGCCACTTTCGTTACCCGCCTTGTCACGCACCATGTAGTCGATATCAAAGCTGGCATCGCTCGACAGTTCCGCTGCGGGAACCGTGATACGGGCCTCCTGGACGTTCACATCCGCGGCCGTGACGGTGTACTCGATTTCAGTACCATTCCAGTCCAGAACAATGACGTCGCCTTCCGCCATGCCGTCGTAGCCAGGGATACGCACCACGGTGCCGTCCGCGGCTTCGGCTTTGTTGATCACACCATCGTTGTCCATTTCGTCGACGATTGGGGCTGCGAGGTTTTCGTTCACTGGTGTGGTTGAGTCATCGATACCACCACCAGGATTGCCCGGAGCTGCGGTATCAACCACGATGGTCCAGTCATCGGAACGTGGACTGCGGTTACCCGCAGGGTCAACAAATTCAATGCTGAATTTGTGCTCGCCATCCGCCAGTGCCTGAGGTGGTGTGAAGCTCCACTTGCCATCCTGTCCCACCACTGCTTCACCCAGTTTTTGGCCGTCGTCGTAGATGATGACGGTGTTGCCCGCTTCACCGGTACCAATCAGTTCCGGTTGCGTGTCGTCGGTGGATTCGCCGTCCAGAACACTGCCTGTCTTGCTACCCACATCGTCGTGAATGTCGGTCAGACCATAGGTGTTGCCAGGCAGCGGGTCGGGATTGCCGTCCGGACCGGGGTTGCCGTTTTCATCGGTTTTGTCTTCACCGCTGACTTCCGGTTTGTCCGGGGCAGTGGTGTCAACCACGATGGTCCAGTCGTCGGAACGTGGACTGCTGTTACCCGCAGGGTCAACAAATTCAATGCTGAATTTGTGCTCGCCATCCGCCAGTGCCTGAGGTGGTGTGAAGCTCCACTTGCCATCCTGCCCCACCACGGCTTCACCCAGTTTTTGGCCGTCGTCGTAGATGATGACGGTGTTGCCCGCTTCACCGGTACCAATCAGTTCCGGTTGCGTGTCGTCGGTGGATTCACCGTCCAGAACACTGCCTGTCTTGCTGCCCACATCGTCGTGAATGTCGGTCAGACCATAGGTGTTGCCAGGCAGCGGGTCGGGATTGCCGTCCGGACCGGGGTTGCCGTTTTCATCGGTTTTGTCTTCACCGCTGACTTCCGGTTTGTCCGGGCCTGTCAGGTCAATCACAACCGCGGTAGACAGACTGCGGCCACTTTCGTTACCCGCCTTGTCACGCACCATGTAGTCGATATCAAAGCTGGCATCGCTCGACAGTTCCGCTGCGGGAACCGTGATACGGGCCTCCTGGACGTTCACATCCGCGGCCGTGACGGTGTACTCGATTTCAGTACCATTCCAGTCCAGAACAATGACGTCGCCTTCCGCCATGCCGTCGTAGCCAGGGATACGCACCACGGTGCCGTCCGCGGCTTCGGCTTTGTTGATCACACCATCGTTGTCCATTTCGTCGACGATTGGGGCTGCGAGGTTTTCGTTCACTGGTGTGGTTGAGTCATCGATACCACCACCAGGATTGCCCGGAGCTGCGGTATCAACCACGATGGTCCAGTCATCGGAACGTGGACTGCGGTTACCCGCAGGGTCAACAAATTCAATGCTGAATTTGTGCTCGCCATCCGCCAGTGCCTGAGGTGGTGTGAAGCTCCACTTGCCATCCTGTCCCACCACTGCTTCACCCAGTTTTTGGCCGTCGTCGTAGATGATGACGGTGTTGCCCGCTTCACCGGTACCAATCAGTTCCGGTTGCGTGTCGTCGGTGGATTCGCCGTCCAGAACACTGCCTGTCTTGCTACCCACATCGTCGTGAATGTCGGTCAGACCATAGGTGTTGCCAGGCAGCGGGTCGGGATTGCCGTCCGGACCGGGGTTGCCGTTTTCATCGGTTTTGTCTTCACCGCTGACTTCCGGTTTGTCCGGGGCAGTGGTGTCAACCACGATGGTCCAGTCGTCGGAACGTGGACTGCTGTTACCCGCAGGGTCAACAAATTCAATGCTGAATTTGTGCTCGCCATCCGCCAGTGCCTGAGGTGGTGTGAAGCTCCACTTGCCATCCTGCCCCACCACGGCTTCACCCAGTTTTTGGCCGTTGTCGTAGATGATGACGGTGTTGCCCGCTTCACCGGTACCAATCAGTTCCGGTTGTGTGTCGTCGGTGGATTCGCCGTCCAGAACACTGCCTGTCTTGCTGCCCACATCGTCGTGAATGTCGGTCAGACCATAGGTGTTGCCAGGCAGCGGGTCGGGATTGCCGTCCGGACCGGGGTTGCCGTTTTCATCGGTTTTGTCTTCACCGCTGACTTCCGGTTTGTCCGGGCCTGTCAGGTCAATCACAACCGCGGTAGACAGACTGCGGCCACTTTCGTTACCCGCCTTGTCACGCACCATGTAGTCGATATCAAAGCTGGCATCGCTCGACAGTTCCGCTGCGGGAACCGTGATACGGGCCTCCTGGACGTTCACATCCGCGGCCGTGACGGTGTACTCGATTTCAGTACCATTCCAGTCCAGAACAATGACGTCGCCTTCCGCCATGCCGTCGTAGCCAGGGATACGCACCACGGTGCCGTCCGCGGCTTCGGCTTTGTTGATCACACCATCGTTGTCCATTTCGTCGACGATTGGGGCTGCGAGGTTTTCGTTCACTGGTGTGGTTGAGTCATCGATACCACCACCAGGATTGCCCGGAGCTGCGGTATCAACCACGATGGTCCAGTCGTCGGAACGTGGGCTGGTGTTGCCCGCCGGATCGACGAACTCAATGCTGAACGCATGATCGCCATCCGTCAGAGGCTGATCCGGAGTAAATGTCCACTCGCCATTTTCATCCACTACCACGCGCCCAATTTCCTGGTCGTTGTCGTAGATGATGACGGTGTTGCCCGCTTCACCGGTACCAATCAGTTCCGGCTGCGCGTCGTCAGTGGGCTCGCCATCCAGAACACTGCCTGTCTTGCTGCCCACATCGTCGCGAATGTCGGTCAAACCGTAGGTGTTGTCGGGCAGCGGGTCAGGATTACCGTCCGGACCGGGGTTGCCGTTTTCATCGGTTTTGTCTTCACCGCTGACTTCCGGTTTGTCCGGGGCAGTGGTGTCAACCACGATGGTCCAGTCGTCGGAACGCTCGCTGGTATTACCATCCGGGTCAACAAATTCAAGGCTGAAGTCGTGCTCACCTTCGCTTAGCGGCTGGTCTGGAGTAAACGTCCACTCGCCATTTTCATCCACCACCACGCGGCCAATTTCCTGGTCATTGTCATAGATAATGACGGTGTTGCCCGCTTCACCGGTACCAATCAGTTCCGGTTGCGTGTCGTCGGTGGATTCACCCTCCAGAACACTGCCTGTCTTGCTGCCCACATCGTCGTGAATGTCGGTCAAACCGTAGGTGTTGTCGGGCAGCGGGTCGGGATTGCCGTCCGGACCGGGGTTGCCGTTTTCATCGGTTTTGTCTTCACCGCTGACTTCCGGTTTGTCCGGGGCAGTGGTGTCAACCACGATGGTCCAGTCGTCGGAACGCTCGCTGGTATTACCATCCGGGTCAACAAATTCAAGGCTGAAGTCGTGCTCACCTTCGCTCAGCGGCTGGTCCGGCGTAAACGTCCACTCGCCATTTTCATCCACCACCACGCGGCCAATTTCCTGGTCATTGTCGTAGATGATAACAGTATCACCCGGCTCACCAGTACCAATCAGCTCGGGTTGACTATCGTCAGTAGCCCGTCCATTTAGAATGCTACCCTGAACATCCCCCACATCATCGAGAATATCAACAAGTCCGTGCGTACCTTCCGGGAGCGGATCCGGTTGACCATCCGGACCCAGGTTACCGCTTCCATCAGTCTTGTCTTCACCGCTGACTTCCGGCTTAGCAGGAGGCAAAGTATCTCCCGGCGACTGTCCAGCATCGCCATCCTTGCCCTTGCTGCTAGAGCTGCCACCGCGCGACAATGCAGCCAGCGCACCAAGTGCACCGATCCCCAAGAGAGCTGGAATAAACAGCGCCCCGAAGTCATCATCACTGCCAACCAACCGGCAAGAGCTATCACTTGCGTCCAGCACCAGCTCGGAGGATTCACCATCCATCAAAAATGGGGCTTCATCACCCTCTTCGCCACTCGCCGCAGCGTATTCATATAGATTACCGTCAGCCGTCATCCCAATGAGTTGACCACCAACTTTATAAAAGTCCTGGATAACTAAATGTGGCTTTACAGAAGAGTCACAACCAAAGGTAACATGCAGATCATCGCCCACTCGCTTGACGATGATATTGTTTGGACCAAGCCCAGCATCACCCTCGGTCAAACGGTAATACGCCCCCTGCACCGCCTGAATTTGCACCGGCGGCTTACCTGCAGAAACATTAATTTCATGCGTTTCAGACACAGAACCGTCTTTGACTACAACGATTCTGTTAGACAAACCTGAACTACTCACAATGACCTAACCTCAATTACTTCACACAAAATTTTCTGATTTGCTTAGATCCGCCACCCACAACACATAGAGAGGGGAGGAAAACCTATAGCGCTGCCGCCAGTGTCTACTTTTCACACAGGCATCAACATAGGAAAACTCCCAATGTGAGAGCCCCCATAACCCGAGCAGGCCCATTGCCCCATACCTAAGTAGCCATACCCCCAAAGACCCCAAGGCCGAAGCAGCACGGTAAAAACCACAGAATCAACCTACCGAAGAGTAAGTACTGAGAAATTACGAGGAAATATGTTCGCCGAAGAGGCTGATGAAGAATAAGCACTATTCGTAGCAGCTGCAGATACGACCACAACAGGCAACCCGCCGACTTATCAGGCCGCAAGATAGAGAAACCACTAACTCAGGGAAAGGCGGGAACTGAAATAACAGACATGAAAATGCGACACCACCTTAATTCAACCAAATCAAGTTAAACTCCAACCAAGGGCACCGATCAACCGCATAACCCCGCTTCTTATCGCGCCAACAATTATGAGCCCCAGTAATCGACTCGACTCACCAATCCAATGCACTTCCCTGGCCTTTCACCAATATCAACTGACGCATACCTCCACGCACAGAATCATCGAGAAATTCATCTCGAGTCACTGTCATATAAACCTTACAGGGTTCTCACTACTGCCGACCTTATATTCCGAGCAGCTGCTCCCAAGCCCGGCCAAGTCAAACTTTCTTACAATATAAAGGTCCGGCCGCCCCAAACCGGATACAACGCGTACAAATCTTAAAGTTTTTCATTATAGACTGCAGGATCTAGTGGGTAAGAAGATGCCCCAACATTGATGCCTTAGCCGGAAGTACTGAAGGAAAAATTTCGTAAGCGACAAAATTACACGGACTGAACCCACCTATATCTTATAGACACTCCAAAATTTACCGTTTCAGGCTTTCGACCGCCAGCATCCAAACCTTCTCAAAATGCGCCGCATGGTTACACAGAAATAGCACTTAAGGTACCAGCCAGAAAGCGGGCGCGAGAAATAAATCATCAACTCGTAAAAATACCCCAAAAGGCTAATAGTTCTTCAACGTTATCAGAGACCAAGCACTTTTACAGCATCGATCAATTCCGCGATAGTGCGAACTTTCAGCTTTTTCATAAGCCTGGTTTTATACGTACTAATCGTTTTTTCACTCAAAATCATCCTCTTCGCAATCTCTTTATTGGTAGCTCCCTTCGCAAGTTGCGTTGCAACCATTACCTCCCTATTAGAAAGAGAGCTCACAACACCAGAGAAATCCCCTACCGGCACTCCACTTAACGGTCGATTACTCGACGAAGGAAAATAAGATACGCCGGAACAAACTGATAAAACAGCGGATTCCAACTCTTTTAAACTCTGACTTTTTGAAACATACCCTGCTGCACCCGCGCAAGCACAGCGTATAGAAAAATAGCTAGATTCCTGCGCACTAAATACAATTATTTTAGTCGACGGGTCACGCCTAATCATTCGGGATATTACTTCCATGCCATCAAGGTTTGGCATCAACAAATCCATGATGACCAGCCCCGGGCTACACTCCCGATGGAACCTAAGCGAAGTAAGACCATCAGAGGCTTGAAGCACATCCCCAACGCCAAATGCTTCCAACAAGATTGCAACACCTGCTCTAATAACAGGGTGATCATCTGCAACTAAAGCACTTTTAGGAGCAATATCACTAGGCATCGACTCAATCACCTTTCACTTGCAAAGCATGGGCGATTCACTATCGCACGACATCCAAGCCCCCCCCATAGGAATCTCCCTATTCCCACCTACGCCCAGCCACAAAATAGGAAAATACCTACATACACGTTGAGGACCCTTGAATACGGTATAAGTTGTCTTAAAAATAGAACGGGATCGTTATATTAACATGCTTCAGAGAACGAGGATTCAGCCAAGATCATCTCTTGGCAATACCCCCCTATTAGTAGTAATGGCTCTAATATTAGTATTAGTGGCCAATCTAGTGTTGACTCGAGCATCTTATGCGAATGAACCCACCCACAAGCATATAGATTCGAGCAGCGATGCAATCGGTGAAACCAAAAAGCTTCGAGTCGGAATTCCTGCAATAAACTGGCCCCCACTCCAAATCACACACGGGGTAGACAGTTACACTGGCGCAAGTATTGATATAGTAGAAATATTCGCAGGCCAGCTAGGGAGAAAAGCTGAGTTTTTCCTCATACAAAACGATGAGGATATGAAAAAAAAGCTCGATTCAGGCGAAATTGACCTAGCCGTTCGCATACAGAATAGTGAAGAAGCAGTAAACAAAGTAGAAGGCTACATCTATGCTGCTGTAAGTCCAGCTTTCTTGGCGAGGCACGAATTTCGCAATCTCAGCGAATTAAAAAAAGTAGCCTTTCTAAAGGGGCAATACACTAAATTTCAACTTGAAAGGCTATACCCACACATTGATTTTATTGAGGTATCATCGCTGATGCGAGGGTTTTACTGGGTTAAATCAGGCGCACTGGATGCCCTCCTAAGTGATGAAACATATTCAAAATACACTATAAAACAAACCCGTTGGAAAGATGGTCGCTTACTGCAAGCCGAAAAGCTGCCGATCAAAAGACTACGCCTATTAACTAAAGATAGTCGTCTGGAATCTGAGATTGAAAGAATTTCCCAGTCAGAACGTTACATCTCTGACGCTAATACCGTACTCGCGCGCTGGAATATATATAACAGCAGAATAAATCTCAGCAATGAGGAACATCAATGGATTCTTAACAATCCTATCGTGAGGGTAGGGGCCCCCAGAAGCATAGCACCGTACGGGCAAATTTCTAAGCAGGGTGAGTATGAGGGCATAGACAACGACATTTTAAATATTGTACGCCGAGAAACAGGATTAGAATTTGAGTACGTAGAGGAGAGCGACTGGGGTAAAGGCATAGAAAAACTAAAGCTAGGAAAAATAGATCTATTAGGCGCCTCAATCCCTCACAAAAGAGACAGCGATATTATTTTTGGAATTCCCTATAGCTTGGGAATACCAGTAATTTTAGCAAAGAGTGGTTCGCCACTCAAAGACAGCGCATCTAGCCTTCGCAATCCCAGAATAGCCACAAGCAAAACGATATCAGAGCTAGTGCATGAAGACCTGCCTAATGCGCAATTTGTCTACAGCAAAAACTGGGAGAAGGGATTCGAACTACTTATCAGGAATCAGGTTGACGCACTGGTAATGCTTGAGCCCTCAGCAAACTACTACTTGAACTCATCAAAGGATAACGACATTCAGATTGTTGGTGCCGTTGGCGCCACTCCGGTTCACGTCTCATTCTCGACCACAAAAAATAAACGCATTCTTCTATCAATACTAGACAAAGTAATTTCAAACTTATCAGAATTTGAACTAGAACGCTTGGCATTCGCCTGGGAACCGCAAACCACCGAAGATCGTATATCTCGGAGGACATTTATAATAGTTCAAGCCATTGCCGC encodes the following:
- a CDS encoding response regulator transcription factor; the protein is MPSDIAPKSALVADDHPVIRAGVAILLEAFGVGDVLQASDGLTSLRFHRECSPGLVIMDLLMPNLDGMEVISRMIRRDPSTKIIVFSAQESSYFSIRCACAGAAGYVSKSQSLKELESAVLSVCSGVSYFPSSSNRPLSGVPVGDFSGVVSSLSNREVMVATQLAKGATNKEIAKRMILSEKTISTYKTRLMKKLKVRTIAELIDAVKVLGL